One region of Thiomonas intermedia genomic DNA includes:
- a CDS encoding diiron oxygenase produces the protein MFTHTRDDIHGTSISERTSTLLANSWANRVAVRTSSFEASNYYDISLPDYPPDLVPFRHVPAYAALDEAIQRRILAGAWITYNEKTIGVETFIVAPACQLLLRGAFDGVNSGATKRVIAQTQVDEQFHILMCMEACLLTRQMHGLQGLVIPVGTVVKELEADMARASGWRPGELIQLAYAVVAEVTINAYLDLLADDTTIQPFNRETTALHRKDEYSHRKIFADLTPQIVARLSSEERSLFLQSLARGLEAFVKIDFNSWRSILTFLGVPDADDILLACIAGNPSSRIVRDYTGFRRLLAEMGVEEREVAFEF, from the coding sequence ATGTTCACCCATACCCGAGATGACATCCACGGCACCTCGATCTCAGAGAGAACGAGCACACTGCTTGCGAATTCCTGGGCGAACCGGGTCGCGGTGAGGACGTCGAGCTTCGAGGCGTCGAACTACTATGACATATCGTTGCCGGACTACCCGCCTGATCTGGTGCCGTTCCGGCACGTTCCCGCCTATGCCGCGCTGGATGAAGCCATTCAGAGACGCATATTGGCGGGCGCCTGGATCACCTATAACGAGAAAACGATCGGCGTAGAGACCTTCATCGTGGCGCCGGCTTGTCAGTTGCTGCTGCGTGGCGCGTTCGACGGAGTGAATTCAGGCGCCACCAAGCGCGTGATCGCTCAAACGCAGGTCGACGAGCAATTCCACATCCTAATGTGCATGGAGGCCTGTCTTCTCACCCGGCAAATGCATGGGTTGCAGGGGCTGGTCATACCTGTCGGTACCGTGGTGAAGGAGCTTGAAGCCGACATGGCGCGCGCATCAGGCTGGCGGCCCGGCGAGCTGATCCAGCTGGCCTATGCGGTCGTCGCCGAGGTCACGATCAATGCCTATCTCGATCTGCTCGCCGACGACACGACTATCCAGCCGTTCAACCGCGAGACGACCGCCTTGCATCGCAAGGACGAGTACTCGCATCGCAAGATTTTTGCCGACCTGACGCCGCAGATCGTCGCCCGTTTGAGCTCAGAGGAACGCAGCCTCTTTCTGCAAAGCCTTGCTCGCGGTCTCGAAGCGTTCGTGAAGATCGACTTCAATTCCTGGCGTTCGATTCTCACCTTCCTGGGCGTTCCGGATGCCGACGATATCCTGCTCGCCTGCATCGCGGGCAACCCGTCCAGTCGAATCGTGCGTGACTACACCGGATTCCGCCGCCTTCTGGCGGAAATGGGCGTGGAGGAAAGGGAAGTCGCGTTTGAATTCTGA
- a CDS encoding anthranilate synthase component II — MLCLIDNYDSFTYNIVHYLHELDVKVKVILNDEMSASDVLDLHPRHILLSPGPGTPDDSGMSKELLRLAAERRIPLLGVCLGHEIIGEVFGGRVRHAKRVMHGKVSRVHHDGRDLFVGIPEEFAAARYHSLIVERESLPNCLNVTAWTQTDDGTMDEIMGVAHASLPIYGVQFHPESILTEYGHYMLANFLGIRLHARDRVGRFAVENA, encoded by the coding sequence ATGCTCTGCCTGATCGACAACTACGACTCCTTTACCTACAACATCGTGCACTACCTGCACGAACTGGACGTGAAGGTGAAGGTCATCCTCAATGACGAGATGTCCGCATCGGACGTGCTCGACCTGCATCCGCGCCATATCTTGCTGTCGCCAGGCCCGGGCACTCCGGACGATTCGGGCATGTCGAAGGAACTACTTCGTTTGGCCGCCGAGCGTCGCATCCCGCTGTTGGGCGTCTGCCTCGGACATGAAATTATCGGCGAGGTCTTCGGTGGGCGCGTCAGACATGCCAAGCGCGTGATGCACGGCAAGGTCAGCCGCGTCCATCACGATGGCCGCGATCTGTTTGTCGGCATCCCGGAGGAATTCGCGGCGGCACGTTACCACTCCCTGATCGTGGAAAGGGAGTCGCTGCCGAACTGCCTGAACGTGACAGCCTGGACTCAAACCGACGACGGGACGATGGACGAGATCATGGGCGTCGCCCACGCCAGCTTACCCATCTACGGCGTGCAGTTTCACCCCGAATCCATACTAACCGAATACGGCCATTACATGCTGGCGAACTTTCTTGGCATACGCCTGCATGCACGAGACCGAGTCGGTCGCTTCGCAGTCGAAAACGCGTGA
- the pabB gene encoding aminodeoxychorismate synthase component I gives MKTLKEVVAKGSFALLDNNKAGGAHTDYLFWGPIAFVRADKQEDVEERIFAIESYIRDGYHVAGYFSYELGYALQRRLKGRLPEKREVPLFNLGIFRHRSDVRDIDVEQALEEIRQNSDTLIKNCTLTMDRASYVESLKKVKQHIHDGDTYQVNFTLKYKFDYGGPPLALYAELRRRQRVEYGAYLDFPEVKVLSRSPELFINKRGESIHAKPMKGTTKRGDTPEQDRENFDFLTKDEKSRAENVMIVDLLRNDLSRISKPGSVRTSGLFEVQTFETLHQMISTVSGQVDVDLLLSKLLQQIFPCGSITGAPKVRTMEIINDLEVEPRGIYTGAIGYFGPDQSICLNVPIRTLVLWPDGAGEMGVGSGVVHDSDPEAEYEECRLKGQFFTQGFADFGLIESLRFDAGYPHLDKHLQRLRRSAAELGFALDAERLERDLLATGTTLSSPHKVRVALDRAGSHVIECHPIEPSDVDRRIAIAPDPVLSANWALRHKLTRRTHYQATYEDYKRLGFYDVVFVNERNELTEGSFNNLFIRKGDCWYTPPLECGLLPGIQRQNLLESPTIRAVEKRLYLDDLRGADEIFLTNAVRGVVKVELAASRIDEPCSA, from the coding sequence GTGAAAACCCTCAAGGAAGTCGTTGCCAAAGGTAGTTTCGCTCTTCTGGATAACAACAAAGCGGGAGGTGCGCATACGGATTACTTGTTCTGGGGGCCGATAGCGTTCGTCAGAGCGGATAAACAAGAAGATGTGGAAGAGCGAATTTTCGCAATCGAAAGTTATATCCGGGACGGCTATCATGTAGCAGGATATTTTTCATATGAATTGGGATATGCATTGCAACGCCGCCTGAAGGGCAGGCTGCCCGAAAAAAGAGAGGTTCCGCTATTCAATCTCGGAATATTTCGCCATCGAAGTGATGTTCGCGATATCGACGTCGAACAGGCGTTAGAAGAAATCCGCCAAAACAGCGACACCCTGATAAAGAACTGCACGCTAACCATGGACCGGGCCAGCTATGTGGAGAGTCTCAAGAAGGTCAAACAGCACATTCACGACGGCGACACGTATCAGGTTAATTTTACCCTGAAGTACAAATTCGACTATGGTGGCCCTCCATTGGCCTTGTATGCCGAGCTTAGGCGGCGACAGCGCGTCGAATACGGCGCCTATCTAGACTTTCCCGAAGTGAAAGTATTGTCGCGATCGCCAGAGCTGTTTATCAATAAGCGCGGCGAAAGCATCCATGCAAAACCCATGAAAGGGACCACCAAACGCGGCGACACGCCGGAGCAGGATCGTGAAAATTTCGATTTCCTTACTAAGGACGAAAAATCACGCGCCGAAAACGTCATGATCGTCGATCTGCTCCGCAACGACCTGTCCCGTATCAGTAAGCCTGGCTCAGTTCGGACATCGGGTCTGTTCGAGGTTCAAACCTTTGAAACCTTGCACCAGATGATCTCGACCGTATCGGGCCAGGTCGACGTCGATCTTCTCTTGTCGAAGCTGCTGCAACAGATTTTTCCGTGCGGATCGATAACCGGCGCCCCCAAGGTTCGCACCATGGAAATCATCAACGATCTCGAGGTGGAGCCACGCGGCATCTATACCGGTGCCATCGGCTACTTTGGTCCGGATCAATCGATCTGTCTCAACGTGCCGATTCGGACCCTGGTGCTGTGGCCGGACGGGGCCGGTGAAATGGGCGTGGGCAGCGGAGTCGTACACGACTCAGATCCGGAAGCCGAATATGAGGAGTGTCGACTCAAGGGACAATTCTTCACCCAGGGCTTTGCCGACTTCGGCTTGATTGAATCATTGCGGTTCGACGCCGGCTATCCCCATCTCGACAAGCATCTGCAACGTCTGCGGCGCAGTGCCGCCGAGCTCGGGTTCGCGCTAGACGCGGAACGCCTCGAACGGGATCTGCTTGCCACGGGCACCACGTTGTCGAGTCCGCACAAGGTGCGGGTCGCGCTGGACCGCGCTGGCAGCCACGTCATCGAGTGCCATCCCATCGAACCCTCCGACGTCGATCGTCGCATCGCGATTGCGCCCGATCCCGTCTTGTCCGCCAATTGGGCACTGAGACACAAGCTGACCCGTCGGACGCACTATCAAGCGACGTACGAAGACTACAAGCGTCTTGGCTTTTACGACGTCGTCTTCGTCAACGAGCGCAACGAGCTGACCGAAGGTAGCTTTAACAACCTGTTTATCCGCAAGGGCGACTGTTGGTATACGCCACCACTCGAGTGCGGATTGCTTCCCGGAATCCAACGGCAAAATCTGCTGGAATCGCCGACCATCCGCGCGGTGGAAAAACGGCTGTATCTCGACGATCTGCGAGGAGCCGACGAGATTTTCCTCACCAATGCCGTTCGAGGCGTAGTCAAGGTCGAACTGGCCGCCAGCAGGATTGACGAACCATGCTCTGCCTGA
- a CDS encoding acyl-homoserine-lactone synthase → MQIVSGSSAQLQQGLHASVGRYRHRVFVEKLGWDVPSRDGIEADQFDRPDTVYVVGRDDQGQVCGCARLLPTTRPYLLGEVFPQLLNGLAPPASPDVWELSRFAATDFNSQATSAMGKMSSEAAIALMHASIACAAEHGAKRLIMVTNIGVERLLRRAGFHSPRAGPPMIIDGHPIFACWVHM, encoded by the coding sequence ATGCAGATCGTGTCAGGATCCTCGGCGCAGCTTCAGCAGGGCTTGCACGCCAGCGTCGGGCGCTATCGTCATCGGGTTTTTGTGGAGAAGCTCGGCTGGGACGTGCCCTCCCGGGATGGCATTGAAGCCGACCAGTTCGATCGCCCGGATACCGTCTATGTTGTCGGCCGGGATGATCAAGGGCAGGTCTGCGGCTGTGCACGGCTACTGCCCACCACCCGACCCTACCTCCTGGGCGAGGTGTTCCCGCAACTGCTCAATGGCCTGGCGCCACCCGCATCCCCCGATGTCTGGGAGTTGTCTCGCTTTGCAGCCACCGATTTCAACAGCCAAGCCACCTCCGCGATGGGGAAGATGTCCTCAGAAGCGGCGATTGCATTGATGCACGCATCCATTGCCTGTGCGGCCGAGCATGGGGCCAAGCGGCTGATTATGGTGACGAATATCGGCGTGGAGAGGTTGCTGCGGAGGGCTGGCTTCCATTCGCCCCGTGCGGGGCCTCCCATGATTATTGATGGGCATCCGATTTTTGCTTGCTGGGTGCACATGTAG
- a CDS encoding DUF4902 domain-containing protein has product MMYPTTNDGLAFFQASMMTLSDDGLIRLTVETLRAIPFTHLLSGLDEHGGYLPTFEGASLDPISGYTEWVSTTSPAITLGWDWWLDPSAVPPVYTPIGEPRSNVMIVDAQHRDLGRRRTDAALGMLISTWSWQAAVEQHIRSRYA; this is encoded by the coding sequence ATGATGTACCCGACCACGAATGACGGCCTTGCATTTTTCCAAGCGTCAATGATGACCCTGTCAGATGACGGCCTGATCCGCCTCACCGTTGAAACCCTCAGGGCGATCCCCTTCACCCATCTGCTGTCTGGCTTGGATGAACATGGCGGATATCTTCCCACCTTCGAAGGCGCCAGTCTGGACCCGATCTCCGGCTACACCGAATGGGTGAGTACGACGTCCCCGGCCATCACCCTGGGTTGGGACTGGTGGCTGGATCCCTCTGCGGTGCCGCCCGTCTACACCCCTATCGGCGAACCCCGAAGCAATGTGATGATCGTAGATGCTCAGCACCGCGATCTGGGCCGACGCAGGACCGATGCCGCGCTGGGCATGCTGATTTCAACCTGGTCTTGGCAAGCGGCGGTTGAACAGCATATTCGTTCACGTTACGCCTGA
- a CDS encoding autoinducer binding domain-containing protein — protein sequence MTVRHKHCPQEKAVKGWQEHQLHALQTTTCDAQLFELVVSIVHDLGFDHCSYGLRMPLPVSQPKVVLLTNYPRAWEERYKERGYIAVDPTVRHGTHSLQPVIWSDAFFASSRDLWEEARSFGLCVGWAQSGRDVNSTMGLLSVSRSGEPISEIELRDKEIKLAWLTQMVHLGMSRILSAVTFRHKGASHFRHIETSRRVSNGHHSVVDFAFI from the coding sequence ATGACAGTCCGCCACAAGCACTGTCCGCAGGAGAAGGCCGTGAAGGGATGGCAAGAACACCAACTCCATGCGCTGCAGACGACCACGTGTGACGCGCAGTTGTTCGAACTCGTCGTCTCGATCGTCCATGACCTCGGATTCGACCATTGCTCCTATGGGCTACGCATGCCGCTGCCGGTCTCCCAGCCCAAGGTGGTGTTGCTGACCAATTATCCGCGTGCCTGGGAGGAACGGTACAAGGAGAGGGGATACATTGCGGTTGACCCCACGGTCCGCCATGGTACGCATTCCCTGCAGCCCGTCATCTGGTCAGACGCGTTCTTCGCCTCGAGTCGCGATCTCTGGGAAGAAGCCCGTTCGTTCGGTTTGTGTGTCGGCTGGGCGCAATCCGGCCGGGATGTGAACAGCACCATGGGCCTGTTGTCGGTGTCACGTTCGGGGGAGCCGATTTCTGAGATCGAATTGCGCGACAAGGAGATCAAGCTAGCTTGGCTGACGCAGATGGTGCATCTTGGGATGTCGCGCATTCTCTCGGCTGTCACTTTTCGGCATAAAGGAGCCAGCCATTTTCGGCACATAGAGACCAGCCGGAGGGTCTCAAACGGGCATCATTCGGTTGTGGATTTTGCCTTTATTTGA
- the istB gene encoding IS21-like element helper ATPase IstB — translation MIPIPELVPHLKQLRLSGILDSLEARNRQAIESKLAYTEFLALLMGDEVARRDQNRFSTRIRRAQFRSSKTLEQFDFERLPQLNRALVHDLATGRYLRECSPVLIVGPSGTGKSHLAQALGHCAIRQGVDVLFTSCSALTQSLHAARATNAYERKLQALSRIPLLIIDDFGLKPLRAPADEDLHELIAERYERTTTIVTSNLDFTEWDQAFPGNPLLASATLDRLRHNAYCLVLDGQSYRTPRQMPNAMPTKTQRSNQPKDIK, via the coding sequence ATGATCCCCATTCCCGAACTGGTTCCACACCTCAAGCAATTGCGCTTGTCCGGCATCCTGGATTCTCTGGAGGCCAGGAACCGCCAAGCCATTGAATCCAAACTCGCCTATACGGAATTCCTGGCCCTGCTGATGGGCGATGAAGTGGCCCGCCGCGACCAGAACCGCTTCAGCACCCGCATCCGCCGGGCTCAGTTTCGGTCGAGCAAGACCCTGGAGCAGTTTGATTTCGAGCGGCTCCCCCAACTCAACCGCGCACTGGTGCACGACCTGGCCACCGGACGCTATTTGCGGGAATGCTCACCTGTGTTGATCGTCGGACCCAGTGGAACTGGCAAAAGCCACCTGGCACAGGCCTTGGGCCACTGCGCCATCCGCCAAGGCGTTGATGTGCTCTTCACCAGTTGCTCGGCCCTCACGCAGTCCCTGCACGCCGCGCGTGCGACCAATGCCTACGAACGCAAACTGCAGGCGCTCAGCCGTATTCCCCTGCTCATCATCGATGACTTCGGACTCAAGCCCCTGCGCGCACCGGCCGACGAGGATCTGCATGAACTCATCGCCGAGCGCTACGAACGAACGACCACCATCGTCACCAGCAATTTGGACTTCACCGAGTGGGATCAGGCCTTCCCAGGCAACCCCTTGTTGGCCTCCGCCACGCTCGACCGCCTGCGCCACAACGCCTATTGCCTCGTGCTCGATGGCCAGTCTTACCGCACGCCACGCCAGATGCCCAACGCAATGCCAACCAAAACCCAGAGATCCAATCAACCAAAAGACATCAAATAA
- the istA gene encoding IS21 family transposase, whose product MHEYRNVLIRLRAGDGDREIARLGLMGRVKVANFRQHAQSLGWLDPDRPPPDAQTIAQSLSAVARRPVSTISKAQPWRELIARWMDAGVEGVAIHAALVRDHQFKGSYSSVYRLMRDISRAQPRTDVTVRLNFKPGEAAQVDFGAGPFLLHPDGLRRRTWAFVMTLCHSRHQYVEFVWDQTVATWLGCHRRAFEWFAGVPERVIIDNAKCAIIKACRFDPHVQRSYAECAEGYDFKIDPCPPHDPQKKGIVESGVKYVKRNFLPTREFRDLADLNAQVRAWVLQEAGQRIHGTTRQQPLDLFALERALLKPLPAQAPDLGVWQRVTLHRDCHVKFDNALYSAPFGLVGKQLWLRANDGCVALYEDYRLVATHPRGTRPGQRVTTPDHLPPKAQLFFARDRQWLHEQALQIGPYCQQIIDCLLGDRIVERLRAAQGVVGLARTYGAQRLELACQRAMAHNSPYYRTVKTILSSNADRLPMPEISVAPAYAKARFVRDAASLFTPNAHNPQQDLLH is encoded by the coding sequence ATGCATGAATACCGAAACGTTTTAATTCGACTGCGTGCGGGTGATGGCGACCGCGAGATAGCGCGCCTGGGGCTCATGGGCCGCGTCAAGGTGGCCAACTTTCGCCAGCACGCTCAGAGCCTGGGCTGGCTGGATCCGGATCGGCCGCCGCCTGACGCCCAAACGATTGCGCAGAGTCTGAGCGCGGTGGCCAGGCGCCCCGTCAGCACGATCTCCAAAGCCCAGCCCTGGCGTGAGCTCATTGCGCGCTGGATGGACGCGGGCGTTGAGGGCGTGGCCATCCATGCCGCGCTGGTACGCGATCACCAATTCAAGGGCAGCTACTCCTCCGTCTACCGCCTCATGCGCGACATCAGCCGGGCGCAGCCGCGCACGGATGTCACCGTGCGGCTGAACTTCAAACCCGGCGAGGCTGCTCAGGTCGACTTCGGTGCTGGCCCGTTTCTGCTGCACCCGGATGGCCTTCGCCGGCGCACATGGGCCTTTGTCATGACCCTGTGCCACAGCCGCCACCAGTATGTGGAATTCGTCTGGGACCAGACAGTGGCGACGTGGCTGGGCTGCCACCGCCGCGCCTTTGAGTGGTTTGCCGGCGTGCCCGAGCGCGTCATCATCGACAACGCCAAGTGCGCCATCATCAAGGCCTGTCGGTTTGATCCCCACGTGCAACGCTCCTATGCAGAGTGCGCTGAAGGGTATGACTTCAAGATTGACCCCTGTCCGCCACACGACCCGCAGAAGAAAGGGATCGTGGAGTCAGGCGTCAAATACGTCAAACGCAACTTCCTGCCCACCCGCGAATTCCGTGATCTGGCCGACCTCAATGCCCAAGTACGGGCCTGGGTATTACAGGAAGCCGGGCAGCGCATTCACGGCACCACCCGCCAACAACCCCTGGATTTGTTTGCGCTGGAGCGAGCCCTGCTCAAGCCATTGCCCGCCCAGGCCCCGGACTTGGGCGTGTGGCAGCGGGTGACGCTGCACCGCGATTGCCACGTCAAGTTTGACAACGCCCTGTATTCCGCGCCCTTTGGGCTGGTGGGCAAGCAGTTGTGGCTGCGTGCCAACGATGGTTGTGTTGCCCTCTATGAAGACTACCGATTGGTGGCCACCCACCCGCGCGGGACGCGTCCTGGCCAACGCGTCACGACGCCAGACCACTTGCCACCCAAGGCGCAACTGTTCTTCGCGCGCGACCGCCAATGGCTCCATGAGCAAGCGCTGCAAATCGGGCCGTACTGCCAGCAGATCATTGACTGCCTGCTGGGCGACCGGATTGTGGAGCGGCTGCGTGCAGCACAGGGCGTTGTTGGCCTGGCCAGGACCTACGGCGCCCAACGTCTGGAGCTTGCCTGCCAGCGTGCCATGGCCCACAACAGCCCGTATTACCGCACCGTCAAGACCATCCTGAGCAGCAATGCCGACCGTCTGCCGATGCCCGAGATCAGTGTCGCGCCCGCCTATGCCAAGGCCCGGTTCGTACGCGATGCCGCCAGCCTATTCACCCCCAATGCCCACAACCCGCAGCAGGACCTCCTGCATTAA
- the trbL gene encoding P-type conjugative transfer protein TrbL, with translation MRNAMKLGGLAVAMLLGLIAVAHAGSPAPTGGPGGKGYLDLISSNFQAATSGWMTTAQAYAFKIFTALAAMDLSWWGIKQVLKKNDLADFTAGATLKIASIAFFYTIVKYAPTWMPMITSSFMDMGQAIGGSAAASSTPSGVMAMAFSVVQQLYQVYDKAPGGMLHIGTNFFLAIIIAVTSLLALIGFGLVALQLLMTLVETYLVGGAGLVMLGFTGSGLTSSFGEKYIGYLVSVGIKLLMIYAIIGLGQGLINNELAYINNYIASGSGIPPTDLLTVGVSMLIYGVIGVQAPGLAASLMNGSPNMSLGNVAGGAAAIVGGAAAAGAAGLAGYAAGVGGLQKLADRVGMGGGATEGGSAAGAVAGVDRLAALSSASGAGPRPSAAGGISGATPSAAGPGTGPAAGAAPSPAVAREGQAAQALTQGKGRAEASGTPLGAGGEASHSSAPAPATAPSVAPKGTVDALGDPAAQARGVPWASEAAAERDKRRDPLDVLKVQTMNLIDKKDDIARHEGGGGAIQIRLSHHEGH, from the coding sequence ATGCGCAACGCGATGAAGTTGGGCGGCCTGGCGGTTGCGATGCTGCTGGGCCTGATCGCCGTGGCCCATGCGGGGTCTCCTGCTCCCACGGGTGGCCCGGGTGGAAAAGGCTACCTCGATCTGATCAGTTCCAACTTTCAGGCAGCGACCTCGGGGTGGATGACGACGGCGCAGGCGTATGCATTCAAGATCTTCACCGCGCTCGCTGCCATGGATCTGTCCTGGTGGGGCATCAAGCAGGTTCTCAAGAAGAACGATCTTGCCGACTTCACCGCGGGCGCGACCCTGAAGATCGCATCGATCGCGTTCTTCTACACCATCGTGAAGTACGCGCCGACCTGGATGCCGATGATTACCTCAAGCTTCATGGACATGGGGCAGGCAATCGGCGGCTCCGCGGCAGCATCATCGACCCCGTCCGGGGTGATGGCGATGGCGTTCTCGGTGGTGCAGCAGCTCTATCAGGTCTACGACAAGGCGCCGGGTGGAATGCTGCACATCGGCACGAACTTCTTCCTTGCCATCATCATCGCCGTGACGTCGCTGCTGGCCCTGATCGGCTTCGGTCTGGTCGCCCTGCAACTGCTGATGACCCTGGTCGAGACCTATCTCGTGGGTGGAGCGGGGCTGGTGATGCTCGGTTTCACAGGGTCCGGCCTCACCAGCAGCTTCGGGGAGAAGTACATCGGCTATCTGGTGAGTGTCGGGATCAAGCTGCTGATGATCTACGCCATCATCGGACTCGGGCAGGGTCTGATCAACAATGAGCTGGCCTACATCAACAACTACATTGCGTCGGGCAGCGGAATCCCGCCGACCGATCTGCTCACGGTCGGTGTCAGCATGTTGATTTACGGCGTGATCGGGGTGCAGGCGCCGGGGTTGGCAGCAAGCCTGATGAATGGTTCCCCGAACATGAGCCTGGGCAACGTCGCCGGCGGAGCTGCTGCCATCGTCGGCGGAGCTGCCGCGGCCGGGGCGGCTGGCCTGGCCGGCTATGCAGCCGGCGTTGGCGGCCTGCAGAAACTCGCGGATCGCGTTGGCATGGGTGGCGGCGCCACTGAGGGAGGCTCTGCTGCTGGCGCGGTCGCCGGCGTGGACCGGCTCGCTGCGTTGAGCAGCGCCAGTGGAGCTGGACCTCGCCCCAGCGCCGCGGGGGGTATCAGCGGCGCGACGCCCAGCGCAGCGGGACCTGGGACGGGACCGGCCGCGGGGGCGGCGCCATCGCCCGCCGTCGCTCGGGAGGGGCAGGCTGCTCAGGCACTGACGCAAGGCAAGGGCAGGGCCGAAGCGTCCGGAACACCTCTGGGCGCGGGCGGTGAGGCTTCGCACTCGTCAGCGCCCGCCCCGGCAACGGCGCCATCCGTTGCGCCCAAGGGGACGGTCGATGCACTGGGAGATCCGGCCGCGCAGGCGCGTGGGGTGCCATGGGCATCTGAAGCGGCGGCCGAGCGCGACAAACGGCGCGATCCGCTCGATGTTCTGAAGGTTCAGACCATGAACCTGATCGACAAGAAGGACGACATCGCGCGCCATGAGGGCGGAGGCGGTGCCATCCAGATCCGCTTGAGCCACCACGAGGGCCACTGA
- the trbJ gene encoding P-type conjugative transfer protein TrbJ has translation MRIHKLAAISAACALVAAAPADATGVIAGATFPEQIVQEVTLVEQYATQAQQLQEQIQQVYNQVVNMQTIPVQLWPNISGELQNLVALVGNAKGLAYASANTVSEVQAQFGQPSSVLGNYNASLQTWTSNLDGQIAGVLQQFGLNASNFQGTQSALAAIQAQSQAAGGRKAVLQAGNQIAGLMVNQLQDLQSDIQAGNQAMLNYVAMQAHTRVDQSNSVTPILAAPTDPGAF, from the coding sequence ATGCGCATCCATAAATTGGCGGCGATCTCCGCCGCTTGCGCCCTGGTCGCCGCCGCCCCGGCCGATGCCACCGGGGTGATCGCCGGGGCGACATTCCCGGAGCAGATCGTGCAGGAGGTGACCCTGGTCGAGCAGTACGCGACCCAGGCCCAGCAACTGCAGGAGCAGATCCAGCAGGTCTACAACCAGGTGGTCAACATGCAGACCATCCCGGTCCAGCTCTGGCCGAACATCAGCGGCGAGCTGCAAAACCTGGTCGCCCTGGTCGGCAACGCCAAGGGACTGGCCTACGCCTCGGCAAACACCGTCTCGGAGGTGCAGGCCCAGTTCGGTCAGCCTAGCAGCGTGCTCGGCAACTACAACGCGAGCCTACAGACCTGGACCTCGAACCTGGATGGACAGATTGCGGGGGTGCTCCAGCAATTCGGGCTCAACGCCAGCAATTTCCAGGGCACGCAGTCGGCGCTTGCCGCGATCCAGGCCCAGAGCCAGGCCGCGGGCGGGCGCAAGGCGGTCCTGCAGGCCGGCAACCAGATCGCAGGCCTGATGGTCAACCAGCTGCAGGATCTGCAGTCGGACATCCAGGCCGGCAACCAGGCCATGCTGAACTACGTGGCCATGCAGGCGCACACGCGGGTCGATCAGTCGAACAGCGTGACCCCGATCCTTGCCGCGCCGACCGATCCCGGCGCGTTCTGA